In Drosophila santomea strain STO CAGO 1482 chromosome 3L, Prin_Dsan_1.1, whole genome shotgun sequence, a single window of DNA contains:
- the LOC120449675 gene encoding L-lactate dehydrogenase → MAAIKDSLLAQVAEVLPSSGHKVTIVGIGQVGMASAFSILAQNVSKEVCLIDVCADKLQGELMDLQHGSNFLKNPQITASTDFAASANSRLCIVTAGVRQKEGESRLSLVQRNTDILKNIIPKLVEYSPDTILLMVSNPVDIMTYVAWKLSGLPKNRVIGSGTNLDSSRFRFLMSQRLGVAPTSCHGWIIGEHGDSSVPVWSGVNIAGVRLRELNPTLGTGEDPEKWNELHKQVVDSAYEVIKLKGYTSWAIGLSTASLASAILRNTSSVAAVSTSVLGEHGIDKDVFLSLPCILNANGVTSVVKQILTPTEVEQLQKSANIMSDVQAGLKF, encoded by the exons ATGGCCGCCATTAAGGACAGTCTGTTGGCTCAGGTTGCTGAGGTGCTGCCCAGCTCCGGGCACAAGGTCACCATTGTGGGCATCGGACAGGTGGGCATGGCCAGCGCCTTCAGCATCCTGGCACAGAACGTCTCCAAGGAGGTGTGCCTCATCGATGTCTGCGCCGACAAGCTGCAGGGCGAGCTGATGGATCTGCAGCACGGCTCCAACTTCCTGAAGAATCCCCAGATCACGGCCAGCACCGATTTCGCCGCCTCGGCCAACTCCCGGCTGTGCATCGTGACCGCCGGAGTGCGCCAAAAGGAGGGCGAGTCTCGTCTGTCCCTCGTGCAGCGCAACACCGACATCCTCAAGAACATCATCCCCAAGCTGGTGGAG TACAGTCCCGATACCATTTTGCTGATGGTGTCCAATCCCGTGGACATCATGACCTACGTGGCCTGGAAGCTGTCCGGTCTGCCCAAGAACCGTGTGATCGGCAGTGGCACCAACTTGGACTCCTCCCGCTTCCGCTTCCTCATGTCGCAGCGCCTGGGCGTGGCACCCACCTCCTGCCACGGCTGGATCATCGGTGAGCACGGCGACAGCTCCGTGCCCGTTTGGTCTGGCGTCAACATTGCCGGCGTGCGTTTGCGTGAGCTGAACCCCACGCTGGGCACCGGTGAGGATCCAGAGAAGTGGAACGAGCTGCACAAGCAGGTGGTGGACTCCGCCTACGAGGTGATCAAGCTAAAGGGTTACACCTCGTGGGCCATTGGCCTCAGTACCGCCTCCTTGGCCTCGGCCATCTTGCGCAACACCAGCAGCGTGGCCGCCGTCTCCACCTCCGTTTTG GGCGAACATGGCATTGACAAGGATGTGTTCCTCTCGCTGCCGTGCATTCTGAATGCCAACGGTGTGACCTCCGTGGTCAAGCAGATCTTGACACCCACCGAAGTTGAGCAGCTGCAGAAGTCGGCCAACATCATGTCCGATGTCCAGGCTGGTCTGAAGTTCTAA
- the LOC120448617 gene encoding lipase member H: MRAQFIMQKSTAQMIIAVCLICQSLAVADKDKAAQPLNIDSVQKHNIKLLSEQLNRGWRAFCDAPVDEGVMSLFQGINPSDARLHVMTITNQSVELPIKSISQIKDFDINPERKTLIYVNAFHTADSYFSVQEHLTLLQNSRRDLNVIVVDFAKDVAQLYYAVRHHLSVDGYFVYKLVRALKDAGIALQDITLAGHSVGANIAALGAQLFAKENKQLVGQLLAIDPATMCRTSDIWVKQGVASRVVVLHGEGDVFGVRVPLGHIDIYPNGIGYFPRRKLQPGCESKICSHMYPFVLFMEALIEGVMIPATKCESWAKFRQGDCNFQNTINIGLIYPSNAKGLYFCMTQPNPPFTYMEHGLRYKARRPEKPSEKNQIKY; this comes from the exons ATGAGAGCCCAATTCATCATGCAGAAGAGCACAGCCCAGATGATCATAGCCGTCTGCCTGATCTGCCAATCTTTGGCAGTGGCGGATAAGGATAAAGCTGCACAGCCATTAAATATAGACAGTGTTCAAAAACATAATATCAAGCTACTCAGCGAGCAACTGAATCGTGGCTGGCGAGCCTTCT GCGATGCCCCCGTGGATGAGGGTGTGATGTCCTTGTTTCAGGGCATCAATCCCAGCGATGCGCGACTCCATGTGATGACCATTACCAACCAGAGTGTGGAGCTGCCCATCAAGTCCATATCTCAGATCAAGGATTTCGATATCAATCCGGAGCGCAAGACCCTCATCTATGTGAATGCCTTCCACACGGCCGACAGCTATTTCAGTGTCCAGGAGCACTTGACGCTGCTCCAAAACAGCAGGAGGGATCTCAATGTAATAGTTGTGGATTTCGCAAAGGATGTGGCTCAATTGTACTATGCAGTGCGTCATCATCTCTCCGTGGACGGCTACTTCGTTTACAAGCTAGTGAGAGCTCTAAAGGATGCGGGCATTGCGCTGCAGGACATCACTTTGGCAGGACACTCGGTGGGTGCTAATATCGCCGCACTGGGTGCCCAGCTCTTTGCCAAGGAAAACAAGCAATTGGTGGGTCAACTGTTGGCCATCGATCCAGCCACCATGTGCCGCACCTCCGACATTTGGGTAAAACAAGGTGTGGCCTCAAGAGTGGTGGTGCTGCACGGGGAGGGGGATGTGTTTGGGGTGAGGGTGCCACTGGGTCACATCGACATCTACCCCAATGGCATTGGTTACTTTCCGAGGAGAAAGCTGCAGCCTGGCTGCGAGTCCAAAATCTGCAGTCACATGTATCCCTTTGTTCTGTTCATGGAG GCTCTCATCGAGGGTGTGATGATCCCTGCTACCAAGTGCGAGAGTTGGGCCAAGTTCCGACAGGGCGATTGTAATTTCCAGAATACGATCAACATTGGACTCATATACCCGTCCAATGCCAAGGGTCTATACTTCTGCATGACCCAACCGAATCCGCCATTCACCTACATGGAACATGGTCTGCGCTACAAGGCGAGACGTCCTGAGAAACCCTCTGAAAAGAACCAAATTAAGTATTAG